The proteins below come from a single Epinephelus moara isolate mb chromosome 19, YSFRI_EMoa_1.0, whole genome shotgun sequence genomic window:
- the LOC126406426 gene encoding uncharacterized protein LOC126406426: MGEWRVKYGRVTYRYILTVIDVFSRYVWLRPLKGKHSAEISRHLEDIYNEHGPPKVLQHDQGKEFKGAVKKLMDSLQVKIIQSSPYHPQSQGKVERSHRLLRKKIMYDLVQYQKGGVNWVKHLPIYAKVMNEDPKEVLSVMSPFQVYYGRQSHAWSNQLISQEVLEEPSPPGNKAMPTEKQRLLFEHKRNRIRKRAKEATQRCIRRQNQSGRFKPSIYRLHEHVLVRVKSVHHRVSQKHFVIPGVIVAINRKLHKYKVEFHMPNSLTPTRRWFQVSDVTSVTRLEESQRQKFQPKKVDLRIPLSHEDRLENFESSNLNIRFDPVPDGNCQFAAISDQLATIGIFRSAATLREEIVANLTSHPYGVDGTPLSEYVEETWAEYLQGMAQHGTYGDHLTLQRASQIFNVQFLIVSTLGLDATSVISPSGGYFENSPVLILGHFAEGQGEHYVSLDGHVHPYIQAIQEAELQKVPQPSSLSDTELGSQSDANPPSMSDEPACIADEPGFLSQGEPVFQHNSVDQSMAPLVNMVEDAGNELGEQYLPPEVLSRIIEFALIQDMSMLGTFNQVSRSFQALLAAFYPNLYIRETLEESLELDKENDFTISIMKLYKAAGRSSGLSARIRSCLANIANG, from the coding sequence ATGGGTGAATGGAGGGTCAAGTATGGCCGGGTCACATATAGGTACATCCTGACTGTAATAGATGTGTTCAGTAGGTATGTATGGTTAAGACCACTGAAAGGTAAACACAGTGCAGAGATTTCTAGACACCTTGAAGACATTTACAATGAGCATGGTCCACCAAAAGTCTTACAGCATGACCAAGGGAAGGAGTTCAAAGGTGCTGTAAAAAAACTTATGGATTCCTTACAAGTGAAAATAATTCAGAGCTCTCCCTACCATCCTCAGAGCCAGGGTAAAGTGGAGAGAAGTCACCGTCTCCTGAGGAAGAAGATAATGTATGACCTGGTCCAATATCAAAAAGGAGGAGTTAACTGGGTTAAGCACTTGCCAATTTATGCAAAGGTAATGAATGAAGATCCAAAGGAGGTTTTGAGTGTGATGTCTCCTTTTCAGGTGTATTATGGAAGGCAAAGTCATGCATGGTCCAACCAGTTAATTTCTCAAGAAGTCCTTGAAGAACCCAGCCCACCAGGCAACAAAGCAATGCCCACCGAAAAGCAGAGACTTTTGTTCGAGCACAAACGAAATAGGATCAGGAAAAGAGCAAAAGAAGCAACCCAGCGTTGCATACGTCGACAGAACCAATCTGGGAGGTTTAAACCCTCTATATATAGACTACATGAACATGTCTTGGTCAGGGTGAAGAGTGTCCATCACAGAGTctcacagaaacattttgtgataCCAGGTGTGATTGTGGCAATAAACCGTAAATTGCACAAATACAAGGTTGAGTTTCACATGCCAAATAGCCTCACTCCAACACGAAGGTGGTTCCAAGTTTCTGATGTGACTAGTGTGACAAGATTAGAAGAAAGCCAGCGCCAAAAGTTTCAGCCCAAAAAAGTGGACCTGAGAATACCTCTCTCACATGAGGACAGATTGGAGAATTTTGAATCATCAAACCTGAACATTCGCTTTGACCCAGTCCCTGATGGCAACTGCCAATTTGCTGCTATTTCTGATCAACTGGCCACCATTGGAATTTTCCGTTCTGCAGCAACATTGCGTGAAGAAATAGTGGCTAACTTAACATCACATCCATATGGAGTGGATGGGACACCCCTTTCAGAGTATGTTGAGGAGACATGGGCTGAATATTTACAGGGGATGGCACAACATGGCACATACGGAGACCATCTAACTCTTCAGAGAGCATCGCAGATATTTAACGTTCAGTTCCTTATTGTGTCGACTCTTGGTTTGGATGCCACCTCTGTAATATCACCATCTGGTGGTTACTTTGAAAACTCGCCTGTTTTGATTCTGGGACATTTTGCTGAGGGACAGGGGGAGCATTACGTTAGTTTAGATGGACATGTTCACCCATATATTCAGGCCATTCAGGAGGCAGAGTTGCAGAAAGTGCCCCAACCTAGTTCTCTGTCTGACACTGAACTTGGCTCTCAGTCTGATGCCAACCCCCCCTCTATGTCTGACGAACCTGCCTGTATAGCTGATGAACCAGGCTTTCTGTCTCAAGGTGAACCTGTGTTTCAACATAATTCTGTTGATCAGTCTATGGCCCCTTTGGTTAACATGGTTGAGGATGCTGGAAATGAGCTGGGAGAGCAATACCTACCTCCAGAAGTCCTATCAAGAATTATTGAGTTTGCTCTAATCCAAGATATGTCCATGCTTGGGACATTCAATCAAGTCTCGCGCTCATTCCAGGCACTGTTGGCAGCATTTTATCCCAACCTCTATATAAGAGAAACACTTGAGGAGAGCCTAGAACTGGACAAAGAAAATGACTTCACCATCAGTATTATGAAGCTATACAAGGCTGCTGGACGCAGCAGTGGTCTCAGTGCACGGATAAGGAGTTGTTTGGCAAACATAGCCAATGGATGA